The following are encoded together in the Clostridium sp. BJN0013 genome:
- a CDS encoding cell wall-binding repeat-containing protein has product MILPKRAFADSERLWGQDRYETSAAVSKSGWTTSDYVILASGEDYADALSIAPIAASQSIPILLTVEESLPDVVKSYIKEIISDVITVGNKYLEDSSYDYSEDAENIKALCNSLSSSEKVSLENAVIDAGISLSDLITLADKLGISF; this is encoded by the coding sequence GTGATTTTACCTAAAAGAGCATTTGCTGATTCTGAGAGGTTGTGGGGACAGGATAGATATGAAACTTCTGCAGCGGTATCAAAAAGTGGATGGACAACTTCCGATTATGTAATTCTTGCTAGTGGTGAAGATTATGCAGATGCTCTTTCCATAGCACCTATAGCTGCCAGTCAAAGTATTCCTATACTTTTAACTGTGGAAGAATCTCTTCCAGATGTAGTGAAGAGTTATATAAAAGAAATAATATCAGACGTTATAACAGTCGGGAATAAATATTTGGAAGACTCCAGTTATGATTATAGTGAGGATGCGGAAAATATAAAGGCACTTTGTAACAGCCTTTCCAGTTCTGAAAAAGTTAGTCTTGAAAATGCTGTAATTGATGCTGGAATTAGTCTTTCAGATCTTATTACTCTAGCAGACAAATTAGGAATAAGTTTCTAA
- a CDS encoding DUF2140 domain-containing protein, with product MKKLIKSKRNLGLLIIILLAVAIFAKRIFWNSSYSSPEYKFSVQLFDKIIKAQSEDSTAELTKDEVNQIICLYFKEYRKNDVVVKSVEAELENDSMRFYVPVSYKGLNLLLWSQGSISLENDHIKYTPAYFKVGKVTLPKSYILKKLSQKLKSGADIEGNSIAINIKELPVGIKSISVKDKKLLVTLEKREFNIEDILKGKLSSIKNFIEDSSAIKESSSYTKINKGSNTSKVNKKSTEKDAESKNDTSASSPVSSQKQQALNSVISGLNAASASVSTGAQKAVISQMISVVSNMKDSSYNPYSEESSVKAAYGQLSQTEKAELKAAVFSNVDTSQVSILAGMIGN from the coding sequence ATGAAAAAATTAATAAAAAGTAAAAGAAATCTAGGCTTACTTATAATTATACTTTTAGCAGTGGCAATTTTTGCAAAACGTATTTTCTGGAATTCATCCTACAGTTCACCTGAGTACAAATTTTCAGTACAGCTTTTTGACAAAATAATTAAAGCCCAGAGTGAAGACTCTACTGCAGAACTGACAAAAGATGAGGTAAATCAGATTATATGTCTGTACTTTAAAGAATATAGAAAAAATGATGTGGTAGTAAAATCAGTAGAGGCAGAACTTGAAAATGACAGCATGAGGTTTTATGTACCTGTCAGCTATAAAGGACTAAATCTACTTTTGTGGTCTCAGGGCAGCATTTCCCTTGAAAATGATCATATTAAATATACTCCTGCCTATTTTAAAGTAGGTAAAGTCACCCTGCCTAAATCCTATATTCTAAAAAAGTTGAGCCAAAAGTTAAAAAGTGGGGCAGATATTGAAGGAAACTCCATAGCAATTAATATTAAAGAACTTCCTGTAGGTATTAAGTCTATAAGTGTGAAAGATAAAAAGCTTCTGGTTACACTGGAAAAAAGAGAATTTAATATTGAAGATATATTAAAAGGAAAACTTAGTTCTATAAAAAATTTTATAGAGGATTCTTCTGCTATAAAGGAATCAAGTTCCTATACGAAAATCAATAAAGGAAGTAATACTTCCAAAGTGAATAAAAAAAGCACAGAGAAAGATGCTGAAAGCAAAAATGATACTAGTGCATCAAGTCCAGTTTCTTCCCAAAAGCAGCAGGCACTTAATAGTGTAATAAGTGGATTAAATGCGGCTTCAGCTTCTGTCAGTACAGGGGCACAAAAGGCAGTTATATCACAGATGATATCTGTTGTAAGTAATATGAAAGACTCATCTTATAATCCATACTCAGAGGAAAGCAGTGTTAAGGCTGCTTATGGACAATTATCTCAAACTGAAAAAGCAGAATTAAAGGCTGCTGTATTTTCAAATGTAGACACGTCTCAGGTAAGTATACTGGCAGGTATGATAGGAAATTAA
- a CDS encoding YveK family protein, which produces MQEEEITLDLRDFYYILKKRRMLIAIVTVVCTLVAGILSFFIIKPTYEATTTIIIGKPESDGKDSTQYNDVMMYQNLVKTYAKIASSNTVMESTSNKLKGTIGVGELKKKISAAPQEGTQILQITGQSKDPKQAVNMVNAVVQAFVSESKRVFPTGGDIQVMDKVQFPDKPIKPKKALNMAIAFFVGLMASVGFSFMLECMDNTIKTEEDVARYLDMPIIGIIPRGEV; this is translated from the coding sequence ATGCAGGAAGAAGAAATAACACTGGATCTTAGAGATTTTTACTATATATTAAAAAAGAGAAGGATGCTTATTGCAATAGTGACAGTGGTGTGTACTTTAGTGGCAGGTATTTTGAGTTTTTTCATAATAAAACCTACCTATGAGGCAACTACCACTATAATTATAGGAAAACCTGAAAGTGATGGAAAGGACAGCACTCAATACAATGATGTAATGATGTATCAAAATTTAGTAAAAACCTATGCTAAAATTGCATCCTCCAATACTGTTATGGAAAGTACAAGCAATAAGCTGAAGGGTACTATTGGAGTTGGGGAACTTAAGAAGAAGATTTCTGCTGCACCTCAGGAGGGTACTCAGATTTTACAAATAACGGGACAAAGTAAAGATCCTAAACAGGCTGTAAATATGGTAAATGCAGTAGTGCAGGCTTTTGTATCTGAATCTAAAAGAGTATTTCCTACAGGAGGAGATATACAGGTTATGGATAAGGTTCAATTTCCAGATAAACCTATAAAGCCTAAAAAGGCATTAAACATGGCTATTGCATTTTTTGTTGGATTGATGGCTTCTGTAGGGTTTTCCTTTATGCTGGAATGTATGGATAATACCATAAAGACAGAAGAAGATGTAGCAAGATATTTAGACATGCCTATAATAGGTATAATACCTAGAGGAGAAGTTTAG
- a CDS encoding tyrosine-protein phosphatase: MVDIHSHILPGVDDGSKSMDETLKMLKLAELDGVKTIVATPHFYRGYYENSYEDIMKLGQQVRSAAKKANIAVNIVLGQEVFLDKYILKDYKLGKVGCIEGTDYILVEFPMTVLLKDALDIIYELQVMGIRPILAHPERYKYIIDKPSKINEFLDERCLLQINTGSIKGIFGKKVKSTAEILISSGVCSFIASDAHSTTGRSPGISEALKIAAEFKSGIFEMLQSNCERLLKNQFIEFVSERIKERKSIFKFLKK, encoded by the coding sequence ATGGTAGATATACACAGCCACATACTTCCAGGGGTAGATGATGGTTCAAAATCCATGGATGAAACCTTGAAAATGCTTAAACTTGCGGAATTGGATGGAGTAAAAACCATAGTGGCAACTCCACATTTTTATAGGGGATACTATGAAAATAGTTACGAGGACATAATGAAGTTAGGTCAGCAGGTGAGAAGTGCAGCAAAGAAAGCAAATATAGCTGTAAATATTGTTTTGGGTCAGGAAGTATTTTTAGATAAATATATCCTGAAGGATTATAAATTGGGGAAAGTAGGATGTATTGAAGGAACTGATTATATTCTGGTAGAGTTTCCTATGACTGTGCTGCTAAAGGATGCTTTAGATATTATATATGAACTTCAAGTTATGGGAATACGGCCAATTTTAGCTCATCCTGAAAGGTATAAGTATATTATAGATAAGCCTTCTAAAATAAATGAATTTTTAGATGAAAGATGTTTGTTACAAATAAATACCGGAAGCATAAAAGGGATTTTTGGAAAAAAAGTAAAAAGTACTGCAGAAATTTTAATAAGCAGCGGAGTTTGCAGTTTTATAGCTTCTGATGCTCATTCTACAACAGGGAGAAGTCCGGGTATTAGTGAGGCCCTTAAAATTGCTGCTGAATTTAAAAGCGGTATATTTGAAATGCTACAAAGTAATTGTGAAAGATTGTTAAAAAATCAATTTATAGAATTTGTTAGTGAAAGAATAAAAGAAAGAAAAAGTATATTTAAGTTTTTAAAAAAATGA
- a CDS encoding CpsD/CapB family tyrosine-protein kinase, translating to MEKPDIVTVKNPKVPIAEAYRTLRTNIQFSSFDKKIQTIMLTSSVPGEGKSTTCSNLAVVMAESGARTILVDCDERKPRLHKIFFVSNEKGLSDVLAGKVEFEEVVKETVIENLKLLTSGTRPPNPSELLASKKMETFLESLKDKFEYIIIDTPPVVAVTDAQLLARCADGCILVVASSQVEREAAVRAKELLLKVNANILGIVLNKLEVREKGYYGYYYQYYYNDGHSKTNDHKKENKKK from the coding sequence ATGGAAAAACCCGATATTGTTACCGTAAAGAATCCTAAAGTTCCTATTGCAGAAGCTTATAGAACTTTAAGAACCAATATTCAGTTCTCTTCTTTTGATAAGAAGATACAGACCATAATGCTGACAAGCTCCGTGCCGGGAGAAGGAAAATCTACAACCTGTTCTAATCTGGCAGTAGTTATGGCAGAGTCAGGTGCCAGAACTATTCTAGTAGACTGCGATGAGAGAAAGCCAAGGTTACATAAAATATTTTTTGTTTCAAATGAAAAAGGACTATCCGATGTTTTAGCAGGAAAAGTTGAATTTGAAGAGGTTGTCAAAGAAACTGTAATAGAAAATTTAAAGCTTTTAACTTCAGGGACACGTCCCCCAAACCCTTCGGAACTTTTGGCTTCTAAAAAAATGGAGACTTTTTTAGAAAGCTTAAAGGATAAATTTGAATACATAATAATAGACACCCCACCTGTAGTGGCGGTAACAGATGCCCAGCTTTTAGCGCGTTGTGCAGATGGATGTATTCTTGTAGTGGCATCTTCTCAGGTAGAAAGGGAGGCTGCAGTGCGGGCAAAAGAGCTTTTGTTAAAAGTAAATGCCAATATATTAGGTATTGTTTTAAATAAGCTGGAAGTAAGGGAAAAGGGTTATTATGGTTATTATTATCAGTACTACTATAATGATGGGCACAGTAAAACTAATGACCATAAGAAGGAAAATAAAAAGAAATAA
- a CDS encoding DUF1659 domain-containing protein, with the protein MAASSTLLETSIILSYNDGLDAQGKEIIKKQSFSNVKITAPIQDIYDVAKEIEKLLGKTIDEIVRQDESAITNV; encoded by the coding sequence ATGGCTGCAAGTTCAACCTTACTGGAAACTTCTATAATATTAAGCTACAATGACGGCCTAGATGCACAGGGGAAAGAAATAATTAAGAAGCAAAGTTTTTCAAATGTAAAAATAACTGCTCCTATCCAGGATATCTACGATGTTGCTAAGGAAATAGAAAAGCTTCTTGGAAAGACAATAGATGAAATTGTAAGGCAGGATGAAAGTGCTATAACAAATGTTTAA
- a CDS encoding DUF2922 domain-containing protein gives MSRALVMSFLTEEGKKTSIRVSNVKDNLTDQEVKTAMEIIIAKNIFTSKNGDLQAIDSAHILESSTTELEVK, from the coding sequence ATGAGTAGGGCACTAGTTATGAGTTTCTTAACTGAAGAAGGCAAAAAGACTTCTATAAGGGTTTCTAATGTGAAAGACAATTTAACGGACCAGGAAGTAAAAACTGCCATGGAAATAATTATTGCAAAAAATATATTTACCTCAAAGAATGGGGATTTACAAGCCATAGATTCAGCTCATATATTAGAAAGTTCAACTACGGAACTCGAAGTAAAATAA
- a CDS encoding RNA polymerase sigma factor has translation MCGFKSGTVMDKRHEIKENTNYNLPKISRLENLLKKAKSGDKIAVEEICKKFNGMIISLCRFIYINGYTMEDMIQEGRVSLIKAIHSYDLNSKYPFPAYAKSAVKKNFHWKIRNNTRKPRCCSIHSCNSQGNELSDMIPSTENIEEDFIKKQYKIKLREAIEKLPEEKRDIIIWYHILEKDLKEYAIRKGIAYRTAVYKKKKALDSLKEYLKDYV, from the coding sequence ATGTGTGGTTTCAAAAGCGGAACTGTAATGGACAAACGCCATGAAATCAAAGAAAATACAAACTATAATTTACCCAAAATATCCCGCCTTGAAAATTTACTGAAGAAGGCAAAAAGTGGCGACAAAATCGCAGTAGAGGAAATTTGTAAAAAATTTAATGGAATGATTATAAGTCTATGCAGATTTATTTATATAAATGGATACACCATGGAAGACATGATACAAGAAGGAAGAGTTTCCCTTATAAAGGCAATTCACAGTTATGATTTAAATTCAAAATATCCTTTTCCTGCTTATGCTAAAAGTGCTGTAAAGAAAAATTTCCACTGGAAGATAAGGAATAATACAAGAAAACCCAGATGCTGCAGTATTCATAGTTGTAACAGCCAGGGAAATGAACTCTCAGACATGATACCATCTACAGAAAATATTGAAGAGGATTTTATAAAAAAGCAGTATAAAATCAAGCTCCGGGAAGCCATTGAAAAGCTTCCTGAAGAAAAAAGAGATATAATAATCTGGTATCATATACTGGAAAAGGACTTAAAAGAATATGCGATAAGAAAGGGAATAGCTTATAGAACAGCAGTTTATAAAAAGAAAAAAGCTCTTGACAGTTTGAAGGAGTATTTAAAAGATTATGTATAG
- a CDS encoding sugar transferase — MEKYKKGVIYIFIKRMTDIIFSILGIIVFAPVMMIIAVAIKLDSKGAVIFSQERVGLNGRLFKMYKFRSMVENAEDLLDELKDKNEMTGPMFKMKEDPRVTRVGKFIRKTSLDELPQLFNVIKGEMSLVGPRPNLPREVVKFTRKQKIKLLAKPGLTCYWQVMGRSNVDFERWMELDIKYIEMRNTLLDFKLIFKTLGVFFGDENAA, encoded by the coding sequence ATGGAAAAATACAAAAAAGGTGTTATTTACATTTTTATTAAAAGAATGACAGATATAATATTTTCCATTTTGGGAATTATAGTATTTGCCCCTGTTATGATGATTATTGCAGTTGCTATTAAGCTGGATTCTAAAGGAGCTGTTATATTTTCTCAAGAAAGAGTGGGGTTAAATGGAAGGCTCTTTAAGATGTACAAGTTTAGGTCTATGGTGGAAAATGCTGAGGATCTTTTGGACGAGCTTAAAGACAAAAATGAAATGACAGGTCCTATGTTTAAGATGAAAGAGGACCCCAGAGTTACCAGAGTAGGAAAATTTATAAGAAAGACAAGTCTTGATGAACTTCCCCAATTGTTTAATGTGATTAAAGGAGAGATGTCACTGGTAGGCCCAAGGCCTAACCTTCCCAGAGAAGTTGTAAAGTTTACCCGGAAGCAAAAGATTAAATTATTGGCCAAGCCTGGATTAACTTGTTACTGGCAGGTTATGGGCAGAAGCAATGTAGATTTCGAAAGATGGATGGAACTGGATATTAAATACATAGAAATGAGAAATACTTTGCTTGATTTTAAGCTTATCTTTAAAACTTTGGGAGTGTTTTTTGGGGATGAGAATGCGGCGTAG
- a CDS encoding UDP-glucose/GDP-mannose dehydrogenase family protein produces the protein MKIVIAGTGYVGLVTAACLSHLGHNITCVDIDKKKVELMRQGICPIYEPGLEEILKKNYEEGRLNFTIDCKSAYKDADIIFIGVSTPEREDGSANLDYVYDVAEQIAENVEKNCLVVVKSTVPIGTNDKVEEFLREHLKNDVYIEVASNPEFLAQGTAVKDTLYANRIVIGVESNKARIILEKVYERFNQPIVVTNRRSAEMIKYASNDFLALKISFINEIANFCEIVGADIEDVTKGMSYDPRIGDKFLKAGIGYGGSCFPKDTKALHWLANDNGYELKTIKATIEVNQNQKYKLFRAAKQRFGSLKGLKAAVLGLTFKPGTDDLREAASIPNVRRLLEEGAEIAAYDPVGEKNFKKLFPSKIIYGKTVEETLKDADVAFIFTEWDEIKSLDLSVYEKLMNIPIIFDGRNCYKISEVEKKAVEYHSVGREAVLNLVKDVKSEVAATII, from the coding sequence ATGAAAATTGTAATTGCAGGAACTGGTTATGTGGGCTTAGTAACAGCTGCTTGTTTATCTCATTTAGGTCATAATATAACTTGTGTTGACATAGATAAAAAAAAGGTTGAACTTATGAGACAAGGAATATGTCCAATATATGAACCTGGGTTAGAGGAAATACTTAAAAAAAATTATGAAGAAGGCAGATTAAATTTTACAATTGATTGTAAATCAGCATATAAAGATGCCGATATAATATTTATAGGGGTGAGTACCCCAGAAAGAGAAGATGGTTCGGCTAATTTAGATTATGTATATGATGTAGCAGAACAAATAGCTGAAAATGTAGAGAAAAATTGTTTGGTTGTTGTTAAGTCAACAGTTCCAATAGGAACTAATGATAAAGTAGAAGAATTTTTAAGGGAGCATCTAAAAAATGATGTTTACATAGAAGTGGCTTCAAATCCAGAATTTTTAGCTCAAGGAACAGCAGTCAAAGATACATTATATGCTAATAGAATAGTAATAGGAGTTGAATCAAATAAAGCTAGAATTATTCTAGAAAAGGTATATGAGAGATTTAATCAACCAATAGTTGTAACTAATAGGAGAAGTGCTGAGATGATAAAGTATGCTTCTAATGACTTTTTAGCATTAAAGATATCATTTATAAATGAAATTGCCAATTTTTGCGAAATTGTTGGAGCAGATATTGAGGATGTAACAAAAGGAATGAGCTATGATCCAAGAATAGGAGATAAATTTTTAAAAGCAGGTATCGGGTATGGCGGTTCCTGTTTCCCAAAGGATACTAAAGCACTTCACTGGCTTGCAAATGATAACGGGTATGAACTAAAGACAATAAAGGCAACCATAGAAGTAAACCAAAACCAAAAATATAAACTCTTTAGAGCAGCCAAGCAGAGATTTGGAAGTTTAAAAGGACTAAAGGCAGCGGTACTTGGATTGACTTTTAAACCGGGAACAGACGATTTAAGAGAGGCAGCTTCCATACCTAATGTAAGAAGGCTGCTAGAAGAAGGAGCAGAAATTGCTGCATATGATCCTGTTGGAGAAAAAAATTTTAAAAAATTATTTCCAAGTAAAATCATATATGGGAAAACTGTAGAAGAAACTTTAAAAGATGCAGATGTAGCGTTTATATTCACTGAATGGGATGAAATTAAGTCTTTAGACTTAAGTGTATATGAGAAATTAATGAATATCCCTATTATATTTGATGGGAGAAATTGTTATAAAATTAGTGAAGTAGAAAAAAAAGCTGTAGAATATCATTCTGTTGGAAGAGAAGCTGTTTTGAATTTAGTGAAAGATGTTAAAAGTGAAGTGGCAGCTACGATTATTTAA
- the gmd gene encoding GDP-mannose 4,6-dehydratase translates to MKKVLITGITGQDGSYLTEFLLEKGYEVHGIIRRASTFNTKRIDHLFENPEIGNRHLFLHHGDLTDSSNLNRLIEKVQPDEIYNLAAQSHVQVSFEIPEYTAETDGIGTLRILDAIKESGLKCKFYQASTSELFGGLPETVPQSEKTPFYPKSPYGAAKLYSYWITVNYREAYNLFACNGILFNHESPRRGETFVTRKITRAVASIMAGKQEKLSLGSLDAKRDWGYAGDYVEAMWLILQQDKPQDYVIATNETHTVREFVELSFKEVGIDIEWGGTKVEEKGYDKATGKVLVDINPKYFRPAEVDLLWGDCSKAERELGWERKVDFPELVKMMVDADMRQIAGVSTEEFLAQDEVAITK, encoded by the coding sequence TTGAAAAAGGTATTAATAACTGGAATAACGGGACAGGATGGTTCCTATTTAACAGAATTTTTACTAGAAAAGGGATATGAAGTACATGGAATAATTAGAAGAGCTAGTACCTTCAATACTAAGAGAATAGACCATCTATTTGAAAATCCTGAAATAGGAAATAGACATCTTTTTCTTCATCATGGTGATCTAACGGATTCAAGTAACTTAAATAGATTAATAGAAAAAGTTCAGCCAGATGAAATATACAATTTAGCAGCTCAAAGTCATGTACAGGTTTCCTTTGAAATTCCAGAGTATACTGCCGAAACAGATGGCATAGGTACACTGAGAATACTTGATGCTATAAAGGAAAGTGGACTAAAGTGTAAGTTTTATCAGGCATCTACTTCAGAACTATTTGGAGGACTTCCAGAAACAGTACCCCAAAGTGAAAAAACTCCTTTTTATCCCAAAAGTCCTTATGGAGCAGCTAAACTTTACTCTTACTGGATCACAGTTAATTATAGAGAAGCTTATAACCTATTTGCATGTAATGGAATATTATTTAATCACGAATCTCCAAGAAGAGGAGAAACCTTTGTTACAAGAAAAATAACAAGGGCAGTAGCTAGTATAATGGCAGGAAAGCAGGAAAAATTGTCATTAGGGAGCTTAGATGCTAAAAGAGATTGGGGATATGCAGGGGATTATGTAGAGGCTATGTGGCTTATACTTCAGCAGGATAAACCCCAGGATTACGTTATAGCTACCAATGAAACTCATACTGTAAGAGAGTTTGTAGAATTGTCTTTTAAAGAAGTAGGAATAGATATTGAATGGGGAGGTACTAAAGTTGAGGAAAAAGGTTACGATAAAGCTACTGGAAAAGTTTTAGTTGATATAAATCCAAAATATTTTAGACCTGCAGAAGTTGATCTTTTATGGGGAGATTGTTCAAAGGCTGAAAGAGAACTTGGATGGGAAAGAAAAGTTGATTTTCCTGAGTTAGTAAAAATGATGGTAGATGCTGATATGAGACAAATTGCTGGGGTAAGCACTGAAGAATTCTTAGCACAAGATGAAGTTGCAATAACAAAATAA
- a CDS encoding glycosyltransferase yields MKTIAFYISNHGFGHASRNIPIIHELLTKSREIEIIIKSGKNQIHFMQQLLEEFSPRVAFYEKDVDLGLILKKGKIEVDKIKLQYELEKFINSWDDKIRKENTFLINNGVNLVISDIASWIFKCCKGLSIKSILISNFTWVEIYKELFNNDIYKTYLQYYKMADEVWFYPLYGYVKDYIENPKYLGLCCREFNDENVQSIKRVHKQPIVFVSVGRSVHLKEAIDIEGLPYDFIYTEGVNLKGKNAYKLSIDTLNTQDYIKASDYVITKAGWGTVAEAICAKKPMLVIERNEIAEDRKTLENLIKLDIVLPIKQGEFNKDNIGTLLARVKEKAFNYNNLPKIYNNSVHYIASDILRCLS; encoded by the coding sequence ATGAAAACTATAGCATTTTATATATCTAATCATGGTTTTGGACATGCATCTAGAAATATACCCATTATTCATGAATTATTAACTAAATCTAGAGAAATAGAGATTATTATAAAAAGCGGTAAAAATCAAATTCATTTTATGCAGCAACTTTTAGAGGAATTTTCTCCCAGAGTTGCTTTCTATGAAAAAGATGTAGATTTAGGGTTAATTTTAAAAAAAGGTAAAATAGAAGTAGATAAAATTAAATTACAATATGAGTTAGAAAAGTTCATAAATTCATGGGATGATAAGATAAGAAAAGAAAATACTTTTTTAATAAATAATGGAGTGAATTTAGTAATTTCAGATATAGCTTCTTGGATATTTAAATGTTGTAAGGGGCTAAGTATTAAATCCATCCTTATATCCAACTTTACATGGGTTGAAATATATAAGGAATTATTTAATAATGATATATATAAAACATATTTACAATATTATAAGATGGCTGATGAAGTTTGGTTTTATCCTTTGTATGGATATGTAAAAGATTATATAGAAAATCCAAAATATCTAGGATTATGTTGTAGAGAATTTAATGATGAAAATGTACAATCCATAAAAAGAGTGCATAAGCAGCCTATAGTTTTTGTAAGCGTAGGTAGATCAGTACATTTAAAGGAGGCTATAGATATAGAAGGATTACCTTATGATTTTATTTATACAGAAGGTGTAAATCTAAAAGGTAAAAATGCATACAAGCTTTCAATAGATACATTAAATACCCAAGATTACATTAAGGCATCGGACTATGTCATTACTAAAGCAGGTTGGGGAACAGTAGCAGAAGCTATATGTGCCAAGAAACCAATGTTAGTTATAGAAAGAAATGAAATTGCAGAGGATAGAAAAACATTAGAAAATTTAATAAAGCTAGATATAGTCTTGCCTATTAAACAAGGTGAGTTTAATAAAGATAATATTGGTACGCTATTAGCAAGGGTAAAAGAAAAGGCGTTTAATTATAATAATTTACCTAAAATATATAATAATTCAGTACATTATATAGCCAGTGACATATTAAGGTGTTTGTCTTAA
- a CDS encoding GDP-L-fucose synthase family protein: MKKDSKIYVAGHRGLVGSAIVRKLKEKGYTNIIRKTHSELDLTNSTEVEEFFKIERPEYVFLAAAKVGGILANSTYPADFIYENLQIQNNVIGMAHKYEVKKLMFLGSSCIYPKMCPQPIKEEYLLSGYLEETNEAYALAKISGLKMCQFFNKQYGTNYISVMPTNLYGPYDNFHLENSHVMPALIRRFHEAKENNAPEVVVWGSGTPLREFLYSEDMADACIYLMETYEGNDFFNIGTGKEISIRGLAELVKEVMRYEGKLVFDTSKPDGTPRKLLDVSRLEAAGWTYKTELRNGVEKAYKWFRENYINK, translated from the coding sequence GTGAAAAAGGACAGTAAAATATATGTAGCAGGACATAGAGGATTGGTTGGTTCTGCTATAGTTAGAAAGTTAAAAGAAAAGGGTTATACAAATATAATTAGGAAGACTCACAGTGAACTTGATTTAACAAACTCCACTGAAGTTGAAGAATTTTTTAAAATAGAAAGACCAGAATATGTATTCTTAGCAGCAGCTAAAGTAGGAGGAATTCTTGCAAATAGTACTTATCCAGCAGATTTTATATATGAAAACTTACAAATACAAAATAATGTCATAGGAATGGCTCATAAGTATGAAGTGAAGAAGTTGATGTTCCTTGGAAGTTCATGCATTTATCCTAAAATGTGTCCACAACCTATAAAGGAAGAGTATCTGCTTTCAGGATATTTGGAAGAAACAAATGAAGCCTATGCATTGGCTAAAATATCTGGACTTAAAATGTGTCAATTCTTTAATAAACAGTATGGTACAAACTATATAAGTGTAATGCCTACAAATTTATATGGACCTTATGATAACTTTCACTTGGAAAATTCTCATGTAATGCCAGCATTAATTAGAAGATTTCATGAAGCAAAAGAAAACAATGCTCCAGAAGTTGTAGTATGGGGAAGTGGAACTCCGCTAAGAGAGTTCTTATATTCTGAGGATATGGCAGATGCATGTATTTATTTGATGGAAACATATGAAGGAAATGATTTCTTTAATATAGGCACTGGTAAGGAGATTAGTATAAGAGGGCTCGCAGAACTGGTTAAGGAAGTTATGAGGTATGAGGGAAAATTGGTATTTGATACTAGTAAACCAGATGGAACTCCTAGAAAGCTTCTTGATGTAAGCAGACTTGAGGCAGCAGGATGGACTTATAAGACTGAGCTTAGAAATGGGGTCGAGAAGGCTTATAAGTGGTTTAGAGAGAACTATATTAATAAGTAG